The Nitrospira sp. genome contains a region encoding:
- a CDS encoding sigma-54-dependent Fis family transcriptional regulator, which yields MVLEPIYDILQAVDGHEGLDMFRKEEPDLVLLDVILPGTDGLAVLQTLRMEKKITPVIMLTGTKSVKTAVDAMKLGAADYLSKPFDVDELRIVVDRALNSSELEREVKQLRAQVVQRYAFHNLIGKSQGMQEIYSKIEQVADSRTTVLITGESGTGKELVAKALHYNSSRRERPFVALNCAALPETLIESELFGHEKGSFTDATARRVGQFELANTGTLFLDEIGDLSPVTQAKLLRVIQEREFTRIGGVQSIKVDVRIVAATNKNLDELVRKGQFREDLYYRINVILLYLPPLRERGEDIPLLAKHFLAKRLEEEGRPHMEFGKDALELLTRYPWPGNVRELENFVEQAFIWSQHASEITPEHLPASIKSDSRSTSLRDDTLAGRMSLEKAVMEFEREIILDALNRTNYVQTHAANLLGISRRMLKYRMDTLGIGRPDQPVGQDHEQSVQE from the coding sequence ATGGTATTGGAGCCGATTTACGACATTCTCCAGGCAGTCGACGGGCATGAGGGACTCGATATGTTTCGGAAGGAAGAGCCCGACCTTGTCTTGCTCGACGTCATTCTTCCCGGAACCGACGGTCTGGCGGTGCTTCAAACGCTTCGCATGGAAAAGAAAATAACCCCGGTCATCATGCTCACGGGCACGAAATCCGTGAAAACCGCCGTCGATGCCATGAAGCTCGGGGCAGCCGACTATCTCTCGAAACCGTTCGACGTCGATGAACTTCGCATTGTCGTCGATCGCGCCCTCAACTCTTCCGAATTGGAGCGTGAGGTCAAGCAGCTGCGCGCTCAAGTCGTCCAGCGATATGCCTTTCACAATCTGATCGGGAAGAGTCAGGGCATGCAGGAGATCTACTCAAAGATCGAGCAGGTGGCCGACAGTCGCACCACTGTTCTCATCACCGGAGAGAGCGGGACGGGTAAAGAATTGGTCGCGAAAGCATTGCATTATAACAGTTCACGGAGAGAGCGTCCTTTCGTCGCACTGAACTGCGCGGCTCTCCCCGAAACGCTGATTGAAAGCGAACTCTTCGGGCATGAAAAGGGGTCCTTTACCGATGCTACGGCGCGACGCGTCGGGCAGTTCGAGTTGGCGAACACCGGGACGTTGTTCCTCGATGAGATCGGCGATTTGAGTCCCGTCACACAGGCGAAACTCCTCCGTGTCATTCAGGAGCGAGAATTTACAAGAATCGGCGGTGTGCAGTCGATTAAAGTCGACGTCCGCATTGTGGCAGCGACAAATAAGAATCTTGACGAGCTGGTTCGAAAAGGACAATTCCGAGAAGATCTCTACTATCGCATCAATGTGATCTTGCTCTATCTCCCTCCGCTTCGCGAACGGGGCGAGGATATCCCTCTCCTTGCCAAGCATTTCCTTGCAAAGCGGCTGGAAGAAGAGGGCCGGCCACATATGGAATTTGGGAAAGACGCGTTAGAACTCCTGACTCGTTATCCCTGGCCGGGGAACGTTCGCGAGCTGGAAAACTTCGTCGAACAGGCTTTCATCTGGTCTCAACATGCTTCAGAAATCACCCCGGAACATCTACCGGCATCGATCAAGAGCGACTCCCGCTCAACATCTCTTCGAGACGATACTCTCGCAGGTCGCATGTCTCTCGAAAAAGCGGTGATGGAGTTTGAGCGGGAAATCATTCTCGATGCATTAAACCGAACAAACTACGTACAAACCCACGCCGCCAATCTACTTGGGATCAGCCGCCGCATGCTCAAATACCGCATGGATACGCTCGGCATCGGCCGCCCAGACCAGCCTGTCGGTCAAGATCATGAACAATCAGTGCAAGAATGA